The following proteins are encoded in a genomic region of Pyrus communis chromosome 11, drPyrComm1.1, whole genome shotgun sequence:
- the LOC137749370 gene encoding cytokinin hydroxylase-like, which yields MAAVLLTTLLVIFLSLLLRVAYDTLSCYFLTPRRIKKIMEKQGVRGPKPRPLNGNILDMATLVAKSTSHDMHTINHDIVGRLLPHYVAWSKQYGKRFIYWNGVEPRMCLSETELIKELLSKYSSISGRSWLQQQGSKHFIGRGLLMANGEDWYHQRHIIAPVFTGDRLKSYAGYMVECTKEMLLSLKKEIEISGRKEFEIGEYMTRLTADIISRTEFDSSYEKGKQIFRLLTVLQQLCAQASRHLCLPGSRFFPSKYNREIKSLKMEVERLLMEIIQSRKDSVEIGRSSSYGNDLLGMLLNEMQKRRGNGFSLNLQLIMDECKTFFFAGHETTALLLSWTVMLLACNPSWQEKVRAEVKQVCNGGTPSVDQLSKLTLLNMVINESLRLYPPATVLPRMAFEDIKLGDLHIPKGLSIWIPVLAIHHSEELWGKDANEFNPERFASKSFTPGRFIPFATGPRNCIGQSFAMMEAKIILAMLISRFSFTISPNYRHAPVIVLTIKPKYGVQVCLTPIDPPN from the exons ATGGCTGCGGTGCTCTTAACAACCCTACTGGTCATATTTCTTAGCTTATTACTAAGAGTTGCTTACGACACTCTCTCATGCTACTTCCTAACCCCAAGACGCATCAAGAAAATCATGGAAAAGCAAGGAGTGCGTGGCCCTAAACCCCGCCCTCTCAACGGCAACATCTTGGACATGGCCACCCTTGTCGCCAAATCGACCTCTCACGACATGCACACGATCAACCACGACATCGTCGGCCGGCTCCTGCCCCATTATGTCGCATGGTCCAAACAATATG GAAAAAGATTCATATATTGGAATGGAGTTGAACCCCGTATGTGCTTGTCGGAGACTGAATTGATCAAGGAGCTTTTGTCCAAGTACAGCTCCATCTCCGGCAGGTCATGGCTTCAACAGCAAGGCTCCAAGCATTTCATCGGCCGCGGATTACTGATGGCCAATGGCGAAGATTGGTACCATCAGCGCCACATCATTGCACCGGTATTCACAGGAGATAGACTCAAG AGCTATGCGGGGTACATGGTGGAATGCACTAAAGAGATGCTCCTGTCGCTAAAAAAGGAGATAGAGATTTCAGGGAGAAAGGAGTTTGAGATTGGAGAATACATGACAAGGCTCACAGCTGACATAATTTCGAGGACGGAGTTCGATAGCAGCTACGAGAAGGGGAAGCAGATATTTCGACTGCTCACTGTTCTGCAGCAACTATGCGCCCAAGCAAGCAGGCACTTGTGCCTTCCCGGAAGCCG GTTTTTCCCAAGTAAATACAACAGAGAAATAAAATCTCTGAAAATGGAGGTGGAGAGGCTGCTGATGGAGATAATCCAGAGCCGAAAGGACAGCGTTGAGATCGGTCGGAGTAGTTCTTATGGAAATGATTTGCTGGGGATGTTGCTCAATGAGATGCAGAAAAGAAGAGGGAATGGTTTCAGCTTAAACTTGCAGCTAATCATGGATGAATGCAAGACATTCTTCTTTGCAGGACATGAAACAACTGCTCTTTTACTCAGTTGGACTGTCATGTTATTAGCCTGCAATCCCTCTTGGCAAGAAAAGGTTAGGGCTGAGGTGAAGCAAGTATGCAATGGTGGAACTCCATCTGTTGATCAACTTTCCAAGCTCACTTTG TTAAATATGGTAATAAATGAATCACTGAGGCTGTATCCACCAGCGACTGTTCTACCTCGAATGGCTTTTGAGGACATCAAACTCGGCGACTTACATATTCCAAAGGGGCTATCAATATGGATTCCAGTGCTGGCTATTCACCACAGTGAAGAGTTATGGGGTAAAGATGCAAATGAGTTCAACCCTGAAAGATTTGCTTCCAAGTCCTTCACACCCGGGAGGTTCATTCCGTTTGCTACTGGTCCAAGAAATTGTATCGGTCAATCTTTCGCTATGATGGAAGCTAAGATCATATTAGCAATGTTAATCTCGCGATTTAGCTTTACTATTTCGCCTAATTATCGTCATGCTCCGGTTATTGTCCTCACCATCAAACCTAAGTATGGTGTTCAAGTATGCTTGACTCCCATAGACCCTCCAAATTAG
- the LOC137749567 gene encoding ubiquitin receptor RAD23d-like, translating to MKVFVKTLKGTNFEIEVKPEETVADVKTIIETVQGADVYPAPQQMLIHQGKVLKDDTTLEANNVAENSFIVIMLTKPKASPAGASSKQGAATSQPQPASTAPTTATPPPAAPAPAPAPAPAPAPAVAESQPAAQTAAVVAPTDSRSDVYGQAASNLVAGTTLESTVQQILDMGGGSWDRETVIRALRAAFNNPERAVEYLYSGIPEQAEVPPAAQVPAGEQAANPPAANLPAQAPQPAAPTGGPNANPLDLFPQGLPNMGANAGAGNLDFLRNSPQFQALRAMVQANPQILQPMLQELGKQNPHLMQLIQAHQADFLRLINEPVEGGEGNLLEQLGAAVPQAVTVTPEEREAIERLEAMGFDRALVLEVYFACNKNEELAANYLLDHMHEFEE from the exons ATGAAGGTTTTTGTCAAGACTTTGAAGGGCACCAACTTCGAGATCGAAGTGAAACCCGAAGAGACG GTTGCTGATGTCAAGACAATTATAGAGACGGTACAGGGTGCAGATGTGTACCCTGCCCCGCAGCAGATGCTTATTCATCAGGGGAAAGTTCTCAAGGATGACACAACTCTAGAAGCAAATAATGTTGCTGAAAATAGTTTTATTGTGATAATGTTAACCAAG CCTAAGGCCTCACCAGCCGGAGCCTCCAGTAAGCAAGGTGCAGCCACAAGTCAG CCCCAACCTGCTAGTACTGCACCTACCACGGCAACACCACCCCCAGCAGCTCCAGCTCCAGCTCCAGCTCCTGCTCCAGCTCCTGCGCCAGCTGTGGCAGA GTCACAGCCTGCCGCCCAAACTGCTGCTGTTGTAGCTCCTACTGATTCAAGATCAGATGTGTATGGCCAAGCTGCATCAAACTTAGTTGCAGGAACTACTTTAGAGTCTACCGTTCAGCAGATTCTAGATATGGGTGGAGGAAGTTGGGATCGGGAAACTGTTATCCGTGCTTTACGGGCTGCTTTTAACAACCCTGAAAGGGCTGTTGAGTATCTATATTCT GGCATTCCTGAACAAGCTGAAGTCCCACCAGCGGCCCAAGTTCCTGCTGGTGAACAAGCAGCAAATCCTCCGGCAGCAAATCTTCCAGCTCAGGCTCCGCAACCGGCAGCACCTACTGGTGGGCCCAATGCAAACCCACTTGATCTTTTTCCCCAG GGCCTTCCCAATATGGGTGCAAATGCTGGTGCAGGCAATTTGGATTTTCTGCGCAACAGTCCacag TTCCAAGCCTTGCGAGCTATGGTACAGGCAAACCCTCAAATTCTGCAG CCTATGCTTCAAGAGTTGGGGAAACAAAATCCACATCTAATGCAGCTCATTCAAGCTCATCAAGCTGACTTCTTACGCTTGATTAATGAACCCGTTGAAGGGGGTGAAGG GAACCTATTGGAGCAGTTGGGTGCAGCAGTGCCACAGGCTGTGACCGTCACCCCTGAAGAGCGAGAGGCCATTGAACGC CTTGAAGCTATGGGTTTCGATCGGGCACTAGTACTGGAGGTATACTTTGCGTGCAACAAGAACGAGGAGCTGGCCGCCAACTATCTTCTTGATCACATGCACGAGTTTGAGGAATGA
- the LOC137749568 gene encoding small ribosomal subunit protein cS23-like: MLSVGMGIECKANLNAAVLRLKLPQQKLLFVNSVNQRALNLKPKTCSFSVSHSLPELRLGHTRAARNVRLSAAAESLVAEETATDDDNTAPEKEKLGVVVKPFEKPRLVLKFIWMEKNIGIALDQMIPGHGSIPLSPYYFWPRKDAWEELKVLLESKPWISQKQMIILLNQATDIINLWQQSGGNLA, from the exons atgttATCTGTAGGAATGGGAATAGAgtgcaaggcaaacctgaacgCCGCCGTATTGCGGCTGAAGCTGCCGCAGCAAAAGCTTCTATTTGTCAACAGTGTTAATCAACGAGCATTGAATTTGAAGCCGAAGACTTGTTCTTTCTCGGTTTCTCACTCGCTGCCAGAGCTGAGGCTCGGACATACTCGTGCCGCAAGAAACGTCAGGCTCTCCGCCGCCGCCGAGTCTCTGGTCGCCGAAGAAACGGCCACCGATGACGACAACACCGCCCCGGAAAAAGAG AAGCTGGGAGTGGTGGTGAAGCCATTTGAGAAACCGAGGCTCGTATTGAAGTTTATTTGGATGGAAAAGAACATCGGCATTGCGCTGGACCAGATGATACCCGGCCACGGCTCCATCCCTCTCAGCCCCTATTACTTCTGGCCGAGGAAAGATGCGTGGGAGGAGCTCAAGGTCTTGCTCGAAAGCAAGCCCTGGATATCTCAGAAGCAGATGATTATCCTTCTCAATCAGGCTACCGATATCATCAATTTGTGGCAGCAGAGCGGCGGCAACCTGGCGTAA